A stretch of the Heptranchias perlo isolate sHepPer1 unplaced genomic scaffold, sHepPer1.hap1 HAP1_SCAFFOLD_1425, whole genome shotgun sequence genome encodes the following:
- the LOC137308886 gene encoding probable N-acetyltransferase camello codes for MVKYHIRLYEDSDYQTVRDIYTAGVQQHIPRACRHLLKQQWLHAIVVLVFCLLLLLSSSLLLTLVVMALLVALGHQLVKHLWSEIIKQNLQEDLLDIRKSYMDRADACFWVVECNGAVVGTVGAEPSKASAHDLELKRMNVTKEYRGCGIAKALCQTVLDFAQCQGFSGIVLRTSIIQHEAQSLYHKMGYRLVDKVLVPRVLAKLSNYIIYKYRYQIPASN; via the coding sequence ATGGTGAAGTACCACATTCGACTGTACGAGGACTCCGATTACCAAACGGTGCGGGACATTTACACAGCAGGAGTGCAGCAACACATCCCTCGGGCGTGCCGACATCTGCTGAAGCAGCAGTGGCTCCACGCCATTGTGGTGCTGGTCTTCTGtctgctgctgctcttgtccagcTCGCTCCTGCTCACACTGGTGGTTATGGCTCTCTTGGTGGCTCTAGGACACCAGCTGGTGAAGCATCTCTGGTCCGAGATCATCAAGCAGAACCTGCAGGAGGACCTGTTGGACATCAGGAAGTCCTACATGGACCGGGCAGACGCCTGCTTCTGGGTGGTGGAGTGCAATGGGGCTGTGGTAGGGACAGTGGGCGCTGAACCCTCAAAAGCATCCGCCCATGACTTGGAACTGAAACGGATGAACGTGACCAAGGAATACCGAGGCTGTGGCATTGCCAAAGCTCTGTGCCAGACGGTGCTGGACTTTGCCCAGTGTCAGGGCTTCAGTGGCATTGTGCTTCGGACCTCCATCATCCAACACGAGGCCCAGAGTCTCTACCACAAGATGGGCTACAGACTGGTGGACAAGGTGCTCGTACCCAGGGTCCTGGCCAAACTCAGCAACTACATCATCTACAAATACCGATACCAGATCCCTGCCAGCAACTGA